The Pseudomonas sp. SCB32 DNA window TAAAACAGCAGGGCGGTGTCAGCCTGACGTGGCGCGAAGAGGAACTGTTTGTATTTCTTGACGATCACGTTCAGGGCAACCACTACGGTCACGCCGTACGTCAGCAGCCCGGCACTGAAGTAGAAGTAGTAGCGCGGCGCGTGGGTATTGGCGATGCGACCCAACCCCTGCATCTCCAGCACGTCCTGCATGAAAGCATTGCCTCCCTGCAGGTACGCGGCCCAGGCCAGCAAGGCGACGCCGGCCATCAGTGTCAGGCCGGCAAACAGCAGGAATACCAGCAGCGTCCGCCACTGCTTGCTCAGCGCATAGTAGGACGCAACGACGATCGACGGCCCGATCAGGCCAACTGGCCCCCTGAAGGTAAAGCCAAGGGCCAGCGCGACGAAGACAAATGCCAGGCGATAGGGGGCCTGTTTGAGATCGGCGGTATATGCCAGGTAGAAACAGACCACGGTAAAGAGTGCGGGGTAGACATCCAGTGCCAGATAGGTCACGCCATCCAGGAATGCCCAGGTAAAGAGCGAAAAGACCACCCCATACAGGCCCCACTTCTTGTCGTGCAATGCGCCCAGTTTATAAACGAACACCAGCATCAAGGAGGCGGCCATGCAGATGGGCAGCCCCATCGAAAGAATGGATACGCGGCCAAATGGCAGGGAAAACAAGTACTCCAGGAAGGTATTGGCGATCGTGTAATCCGGGTACGGCTGCAGATCATCCGCGATGGGGAACAGCGTCATGCCGTTGTAGAGCATGTACTGGGTGAAATCGACAAGGCGTGTCGTGTAGTTAAGGATCGCAGGCTTGTATTGCAGCCCCAACAACATCACCAGGCTGATGGAGAAAATACTCCAGCAAGGGCTCTTAGCAACCTGTCTTGTCAAACCGTCCATGCGTTGAGCGTCCCCCCCGGAATCGCGCACGAATTGTCGGCCTAGCTTTTATACGAAAAGTACCGCCGCAGGTAGTGCCGCATGTAGGTTGGTCTCTCTGCAAGGCGCCTGGCCGACCTGAAGTAGGGTGGCCTGTTCCATCGATTCTGATTCTGCCGGCCAGACCTGCGCCCGGAGCATTTCGCTGTCGTTACGTTGGACGGCCCGGCAGCCGCAGTCGTGTTGCGCGGGCCCTGTGATTCCCGACGGCATCTGCCCTGGGCAGCCATTCACCGGACTGACCAGGGCAGAGGCATGGCCTGTCCGGTCAGGCCCTGGCGGTGCTCGCCAGCAGGGCACTACGGCGGCTCATCAGCCGGTAGTACATGCCCGCCGGGAACAGCAGGCCGACGGCCCAGGCGAGGTCGACGCCGTGCAGGCCGGCGGCGATGGGGCCGGTGTAGAGGGAGGTGTTCATGAACGGTACCTCGAGCGCGATGGTGGCGAGGAATACCCCGATCGCTATCCCGTTCACCCGGCCATAGATGCCCGACGGCTCGAAGATGTCCGCGATCTGATAAACGCCTTTGCGCAGGGCGTAGTAGTCCACCAGGTTGATCGCTGTCCAGGGGATCAGGAAGTAGCTCATGAAGAAGATGAAGTTCAGGAAGAACTGGATGAAGTCATCCTGGGCGAGGGTGCACAGTCCGGTGGCTGCGGCGCAGATGACGAGCATGAATCCGGCGCGCACACCTGGAGTGACCTTGAGCGCCGCGAAGGGCTCGATCACCGTCACGGTCGACATGAAGGCCCCGTACAGGTTGAACACGTTGATGGCGATCTGTCCGTAGAGTACGAACGCCACGGCCAGCAAGGTCCCTCCGCCCAACAGGCCGATCAGGTGCAGGCCGACGTTGTCGGCGAAGCCCGCCAGGCCCTTGGCCAGCACCGCGCCCAACAGCATCATCCAGCTCCCGCCGATGACCGTGCCCGAGTAGCTGTACCAGAACACCTGCCGCGTGGAGGTGCTGGTCGGCAGGTAGCGGGAGTAGTCGGCCACATAGGGTGCATAGGACAGCTGCCAGGTCACGGCAATGCTGACCGAGGCCAGGAAGTTCGCCAGGTTGAAGCCTTGCGTCGACCACTGTCCGGCTTCGATGGGCAGGGCCAGGGCGAGCAGGCTGGCGACGCCGAACACGGCGATCGAAACCAGTGACAGCACCTTCTGCAGACGGTGAATCAGCTGGTAGCCGAACAGCGCCACCAGGAAACACAGCACGCCAAGCAGGACGATGTTGCCCCCGTTGCTGAGCGGGCTCGCGGTGGCGACGGCCTGGGCGGCCAGCAGCGTGTTGCTGACGAAGAAGCCCAGGTAGATGAGCATCACGAACAGCAGCGGGACGATGGCGCCGAACACGCCGAACTGCGCGCGGCTCTGGATCATCTGCGGGATGCCCAGCCTCGGGCCCTGCGCGGAGTGCGAGGCCATGAATATCGCCCCGATCAGCGAGCCGACCAGGATCGACAGTGCGCTCCAGAACAGATTGAGGCCCAGGCTGATCGGCAGCACACCCGCTGCAACCGTGGTGATGTTGGCGTTGGCGCCAAACCACACGAAGAACAGTGAACGCGGCTCGCCATGACGTTCAGCTTCGGGAATGAAGTCGATGCTTCGCTTTTCTACTTTCATGTCCTTCTCCGCTCAACAGGTTTCGACGAGGCGTTTTTCCAGGCGCGCAATGGCCTGGACGAACGCTTCCGGCTGGAAGGCAAGGTGGTCGGGCTCCGCCGTGCGAAGCGAGGACGCTGGCTGGTTCTGCCAGCGACGCAGCAATTGCTCCGTGGAGAAGATTTCCAGCCCGTAGAGCCAGTTGGAGAGGATGAACAGCGCAGAGTAATGGGCCGCGGCGGTAGTCGCCGTGCAGGCGTCGGCCACGAGGGTCAGGCGCAAGTCGTGCTGGTAGGCATCGAACAGGCTGCTCATGACGCAGACGTCGGTCAGCACGCCGATCACCACCAGATGCCTGATACCCCGGCGGCTCAACATCTGAGCCAGTCGGGTACCGTGGAAGGCGCTGTAGCGTTGCTTGTCGATGACGACGTCAGCGGCCTGTGGCGCGAGGGCGTCGATGATCTCGATGGAAGGAGTGCCGGCGCGGTAGGTGGTTGGCCGACCCTGGTCGTCTACCGGCTCGCCCGGGGCCAGGTCGCGGCCCTGGGCATCGTTGACGTGGCGGGTATAGAACAGCGGGATGTTCAGGGTGCGGGCGTGGTCGATCAACGCGGCGGCGTTATCGACAACCTGGTCGAATCGCTCGAGAGGGAAGCCGTCTTCCTTCTGCAGGTCGATCACGAGAATGGCGGTGTCTTGGGTCATCAGGTTTCTTCCGGGGGACAGAACGCCGGACAAGCGCAGGTGTCGCTCGCCAGGGGCTCATCGGATGAAGAGGTGCAGCGATCCGCTGGAGCGGAACCTGCGCAAGCTCGAGAGAAACTCTCGCGAGAGGAATTACCTGACTATCTGCCAGAAACCGTTCTGCTTGGCGGCTACACAGGCGGGAAGACGTTGAAGGACGACGCGCGAAGGGGCGCCGGCTCGCCGCAGAAAGCCCTTCATGGCTGCGCAAGGCAATGCGCACACCGAACCACGTGGGCTGGCGTGAAGCTTGCCGAATGCTGCTGCGCAGAGGGGCATGACTGGGAACTCCTGGACGAATCGCACGACGCATACAGCAATATGCAATATGCAGGCCAGTGATCGGGCGAGCTCGAAAGTGGCGGTTTTGAGCGAGGTGAGTTGTCGGTGTTACTGAATGGTATGTGGTATTCCATAATATAATGATACGAAGCGTAGCAAGCCCGCAAGAATCTGCTCCAGCCGGCAGCCAGAACTGGTCAGCCCCCGACAGCGTCCGCGCTCGGCCACTCAGCCAGGTCACCGTCAGCGAAGCGCCATTGGACGTGCGGGCCCTCAGATAGCGGTGCACCGCCTTCCTAGGAAAAACCGGCGCGCAGCAACGGCTCCAGCAACGCCCGCATGCTGCGCCAGTGGGAGCCCTCCCAGAACACCTGGTCGCAATGGTCGCAGGAGAGGAACAGCGCATGCCGCTCTGCCACCCGCGGCGGCACCCGTGAGCGGGCCTGTTCCGCCGGCAGTTCGTGCAGCGGGTAATTGCAGCGCAGGCAGCGGCTGAAGGGGCGGGCGCTGCGGGCCAGGTCCAGTCGTTCGAAGAGTTCCGCCAGTTGCTCCCGTGGCTTGCGCGCGTGCAGGTAGCAGCCGTGGCTGATGATCCGGCGCTTGAGCAGTTCGCGGTCGCGGGTGAGCACGATGCGCCCCTGGTGCGCGCTGATCTCGGCGATCTCGCTGTCGTCGAAGGCGTTCTCGTAGAGGGTGTCGAAACCGCTCATGCGCAGCAGCGCCGCGAGGCCCCCAAGGTGCGCGTCGGCGACGAAGCGCAGGACTCGCAGGGGGCTGGCCCGCACACGCAGCAGTGGGCTGATGTCCAGGCGTTCGAACATGGGGTAGACCGCCAGGCGGTCGCCGTCGAGGATCGCGCGGTCGAAGTCCACCGACTCGCCATCGAGCAGGATCAGCTCCACCTCGGTGTGCGGCACGCCGAGAGCTTCGATCATGTGCTTGACCGTCGCCCCGTCCGGGCAGGCGCAATCGAACTCGCGCCGGCGGCGGCCGGCGGGCAGCAAGTCGTTGAGCTCCTCGTAGAAGCGGAAGGTCGCGCGGGTCATGCCGTTGAGTATGGCAGGCCCGCGCGGGCAGGGCGGTTCAGCCCCGGAAGGGCTGGCCGCTCCCGGTCACTGCGGGTATTGGCTGGTCAGCACGACGCCCAACTGGTCGAAGTCGATGAAGCGCTGGCAGCTGTCCATCATCACCGCGAGGTTGTCCTGGAACTTCGCCTCGTCGCCCGGCGCGTCGAAGAAGGCCATGGGGTCGGTCATCGCCGCCGGCGGGAAGCATTCCTCGACGATCGCCGCCAGCGGCGCGGCGCCGGGGGTGAGCACCTGCACCACCAGGT harbors:
- a CDS encoding glycosyltransferase family 39 protein; protein product: MDGLTRQVAKSPCWSIFSISLVMLLGLQYKPAILNYTTRLVDFTQYMLYNGMTLFPIADDLQPYPDYTIANTFLEYLFSLPFGRVSILSMGLPICMAASLMLVFVYKLGALHDKKWGLYGVVFSLFTWAFLDGVTYLALDVYPALFTVVCFYLAYTADLKQAPYRLAFVFVALALGFTFRGPVGLIGPSIVVASYYALSKQWRTLLVFLLFAGLTLMAGVALLAWAAYLQGGNAFMQDVLEMQGLGRIANTHAPRYYFYFSAGLLTYGVTVVVALNVIVKKYKQFLFAPRQADTALLFYLASWFVALLIFFTIPNSKKARYILSITPAIALLAAYVFVDKEGVFVRVRERFLKFCLNIHVIGLGMLLIVFLYELYIATPLQPNYLGVLSSSVALALGRYVITRNFSEHPYREFFIVAFGLVAFFSLDAFLFNSITYHLELSVEPTPKFLPYWLW
- a CDS encoding cytosine permease, translating into MKVEKRSIDFIPEAERHGEPRSLFFVWFGANANITTVAAGVLPISLGLNLFWSALSILVGSLIGAIFMASHSAQGPRLGIPQMIQSRAQFGVFGAIVPLLFVMLIYLGFFVSNTLLAAQAVATASPLSNGGNIVLLGVLCFLVALFGYQLIHRLQKVLSLVSIAVFGVASLLALALPIEAGQWSTQGFNLANFLASVSIAVTWQLSYAPYVADYSRYLPTSTSTRQVFWYSYSGTVIGGSWMMLLGAVLAKGLAGFADNVGLHLIGLLGGGTLLAVAFVLYGQIAINVFNLYGAFMSTVTVIEPFAALKVTPGVRAGFMLVICAAATGLCTLAQDDFIQFFLNFIFFMSYFLIPWTAINLVDYYALRKGVYQIADIFEPSGIYGRVNGIAIGVFLATIALEVPFMNTSLYTGPIAAGLHGVDLAWAVGLLFPAGMYYRLMSRRSALLASTARA
- a CDS encoding isochorismatase family cysteine hydrolase, with the protein product MTQDTAILVIDLQKEDGFPLERFDQVVDNAAALIDHARTLNIPLFYTRHVNDAQGRDLAPGEPVDDQGRPTTYRAGTPSIEIIDALAPQAADVVIDKQRYSAFHGTRLAQMLSRRGIRHLVVIGVLTDVCVMSSLFDAYQHDLRLTLVADACTATTAAAHYSALFILSNWLYGLEIFSTEQLLRRWQNQPASSLRTAEPDHLAFQPEAFVQAIARLEKRLVETC
- a CDS encoding Mut7-C RNAse domain-containing protein; its protein translation is MTRATFRFYEELNDLLPAGRRRREFDCACPDGATVKHMIEALGVPHTEVELILLDGESVDFDRAILDGDRLAVYPMFERLDISPLLRVRASPLRVLRFVADAHLGGLAALLRMSGFDTLYENAFDDSEIAEISAHQGRIVLTRDRELLKRRIISHGCYLHARKPREQLAELFERLDLARSARPFSRCLRCNYPLHELPAEQARSRVPPRVAERHALFLSCDHCDQVFWEGSHWRSMRALLEPLLRAGFS